In Limosilactobacillus sp. WILCCON 0051, a single window of DNA contains:
- the tyrS gene encoding tyrosine--tRNA ligase, with protein sequence MNIIDELTWRGAVNQVTDEEGLRELTENEKIGLYCGTDPTGDSLHIGHLIPFMMLKRFQLAGHHPVIIIGGGTGAIGDPSGRKTERTLQTESQLEHNVKALTNQMIKLFGTENFTIVNNYDWLSKLSMIDFLRDYGKLFSVNTMLNKEVVASRLETGISYTEFTYQILQSIDFLHLYRHNDVHLQIGGADQWGNITSGIDLIHKIEGPDAKAYGLTIPLMLKADGTKFGKTAGGAVWLDPEKTTPYEFYQFWINQDDRDVVKYLKYFTFLSKEEIDALAEKVKTEPWKREAQKTLAREVTKFVHGEKAVEEAERITAALFSGDVAQLSASEIEQGFKNMPSVEVANQKQNIILWLVDDTKIEPSRRQAREDVKNGAIRINGEQITDENAEIDPSTHFDGRFVIVRKGKKRYWLARVKK encoded by the coding sequence ATGAATATTATTGATGAACTGACCTGGCGCGGGGCCGTTAATCAGGTGACTGACGAAGAAGGCCTGCGCGAACTGACGGAAAACGAAAAGATCGGCCTCTACTGCGGGACCGATCCGACTGGCGACAGCCTGCACATTGGCCATCTGATTCCATTTATGATGCTGAAGCGATTCCAGCTGGCCGGTCACCATCCCGTTATTATCATCGGGGGCGGGACCGGTGCAATTGGGGATCCATCCGGGCGCAAAACCGAACGGACCCTGCAGACGGAATCACAGCTGGAGCACAACGTTAAGGCCCTGACCAACCAGATGATCAAGCTGTTCGGGACGGAAAACTTCACCATCGTCAACAACTACGACTGGCTGTCCAAGCTGAGCATGATCGACTTTCTGCGCGACTACGGCAAGCTGTTCAGCGTAAACACGATGCTGAACAAAGAAGTCGTAGCCAGCCGTTTGGAAACCGGGATCTCATACACTGAGTTCACCTACCAGATCCTGCAGTCCATCGACTTTTTGCACCTCTACCGGCATAATGACGTTCACCTGCAGATCGGCGGGGCTGATCAATGGGGCAACATTACTTCCGGGATTGATCTGATTCATAAGATTGAAGGTCCCGATGCCAAAGCCTATGGTCTGACGATTCCGCTGATGCTCAAGGCAGACGGCACCAAGTTCGGCAAGACGGCAGGCGGCGCAGTCTGGCTGGATCCAGAAAAGACGACGCCATACGAGTTCTACCAATTCTGGATCAATCAAGATGACCGCGACGTCGTTAAATACCTGAAGTACTTCACTTTCCTGAGCAAGGAAGAAATCGACGCGCTGGCTGAAAAAGTCAAGACCGAACCATGGAAGCGCGAGGCCCAAAAGACGCTGGCACGTGAGGTTACCAAGTTCGTACACGGTGAAAAGGCCGTTGAAGAAGCCGAACGTATCACGGCAGCCCTGTTCTCCGGTGACGTGGCCCAACTGTCTGCCAGCGAGATCGAACAAGGCTTCAAGAACATGCCATCCGTTGAGGTTGCCAACCAAAAGCAGAACATTATCCTGTGGCTGGTTGACGACACCAAGATCGAGCCTTCCCGTCGTCAGGCCCGCGAAGACGTTAAGAACGGCGCCATCCGCATCAATGGCGAGCAGATCACGGACGAGAATGCCGAAATCGATCCAAGCACGCATTTTGACGGCAGGTTCGTAATCGTGCGCAAGGGTAAGAAGCGCTACTGGCTGGCACGGGTAAAGAAGTAA
- a CDS encoding ABC transporter substrate-binding protein/permease, protein MLMTTFAGLFVNKQVAHAEQTYTIGVVDTFAPFEIQNKQGTYTGKNPGIEPEMIRMIAKHEHFKYQYKIMSFNAILQAMQSGQIDAGMGGMSVTDERKATIDFSTSYYKDGIVMAVGKNSKITKMSQLKGKTVDVKSGAAGALYAESIKDKYGFKIKYFTTSNAMWNDVKSGNGAATFDDGPVLQYGIRNGMPLKIVTKQINATPIAIGFKKGQNKELQAKINDGIKWMQKTGRMQKLIDKYTKGSGTKTESSKDRTIFGLIKNNRKALLTGLWETIELTIIGSLCALAFGLVLGVMGIAEGKFWKGLSSTIIYIFRGIPMMVLAFFIYIGLPNLTGQKIPLFTAGVLTLMLDEGAYVGAIVRGGFEAVDVGQWEAARSLGLPYSKALVKVIAPQGLKIMVPSLVNQLIITLKDTSILSAIGVMELTQTGTVIIARNMEGFKMWLIIAVMYMIIITLLTWLSNYVQKRMEA, encoded by the coding sequence ATGCTGATGACAACGTTCGCTGGATTATTTGTCAATAAGCAGGTGGCGCATGCCGAACAGACCTACACGATCGGGGTTGTCGACACCTTTGCTCCCTTTGAAATTCAAAACAAACAAGGGACTTATACCGGCAAGAATCCCGGCATTGAACCAGAAATGATTCGAATGATCGCTAAGCACGAGCATTTTAAGTACCAATACAAGATCATGAGTTTTAACGCCATTCTGCAGGCCATGCAGTCTGGTCAGATCGATGCCGGTATGGGTGGGATGAGTGTTACCGATGAACGAAAGGCAACAATCGACTTTTCAACTTCCTACTACAAAGATGGGATCGTAATGGCGGTCGGCAAGAACAGCAAGATCACCAAGATGAGCCAGCTGAAAGGCAAGACGGTTGACGTTAAGTCTGGGGCTGCCGGTGCCTTGTATGCTGAATCCATCAAGGACAAGTACGGCTTTAAGATCAAGTACTTTACGACTTCTAACGCAATGTGGAACGATGTTAAGAGCGGCAACGGGGCGGCGACGTTTGATGACGGTCCGGTTCTGCAATACGGGATCCGTAATGGCATGCCGCTGAAGATCGTTACTAAGCAGATCAACGCCACGCCAATCGCAATCGGCTTTAAGAAGGGCCAAAACAAAGAGCTGCAGGCTAAGATCAACGATGGGATCAAGTGGATGCAAAAGACTGGCCGGATGCAAAAGCTGATCGACAAGTACACCAAGGGCAGCGGTACGAAGACTGAAAGCAGCAAGGACCGGACGATCTTTGGCTTGATCAAGAACAACCGCAAGGCCCTCTTGACTGGTCTTTGGGAAACGATTGAACTGACGATTATCGGTTCGCTGTGCGCGTTGGCATTCGGTCTGGTACTGGGTGTCATGGGCATCGCGGAAGGCAAGTTCTGGAAGGGCCTTTCCAGCACGATCATCTACATTTTCCGTGGGATTCCAATGATGGTTTTGGCATTCTTCATCTACATTGGGCTGCCAAACCTGACTGGTCAAAAGATTCCGCTGTTTACGGCTGGGGTTTTGACTTTGATGCTTGATGAAGGGGCCTATGTCGGTGCAATCGTACGTGGTGGCTTTGAGGCCGTTGACGTTGGTCAGTGGGAAGCTGCCCGCAGTCTTGGTCTGCCATACTCCAAGGCACTGGTTAAGGTTATCGCGCCACAAGGACTGAAGATCATGGTGCCATCCCTGGTTAACCAATTGATCATTACGCTGAAGGATACCTCGATTCTTTCGGCAATTGGGGTCATGGAACTGACGCAGACCGGGACCGTCATCATTGCCCGGAATATGGAAGGATTCAAGATGTGGCTGATCATCGCCGTAATGTACATGATCATCATTACGCTGCTGACTTGGCTGTCGAATTACGTTCAAAAGAGAATGGAGGCATAG
- a CDS encoding amino acid ABC transporter ATP-binding protein, which translates to MDKQYKVQVKDLHKSYGENEVLKGIDLAVKPSEVVCMIGPSGSGKSTFLRCLNRLEVPNSGHIYIDGYDIADPKTDINLVRQNIGMVFQHFNLFPNMSVIDNITLAPVELKKMSKEEAQEAALHYLDIVGLKEKANVNPRTLSGGQKQRVAIARALAMKPDVMLFDEPTSALDPEMVGDVLGVMQDLAKEGMTMIVVTHEMGFAKRVADRVVFFHDGKIREDGTPEQIFDHPQHPDTQNFLNKVLNV; encoded by the coding sequence ATGGACAAGCAATACAAGGTACAAGTCAAGGACCTTCACAAGAGCTATGGCGAAAATGAGGTCTTAAAAGGGATCGATCTTGCCGTTAAGCCAAGTGAGGTTGTCTGCATGATTGGGCCTTCTGGTTCGGGTAAGAGTACGTTTCTGCGCTGTCTGAACCGCTTGGAAGTGCCAAACAGCGGTCATATCTACATTGACGGCTACGACATTGCCGACCCTAAGACTGACATCAACCTGGTGCGTCAAAACATTGGGATGGTGTTCCAACACTTCAACCTGTTCCCCAACATGTCGGTAATTGACAACATCACGCTGGCACCCGTGGAACTGAAGAAGATGAGCAAGGAAGAAGCACAAGAGGCCGCGCTGCATTACTTGGATATCGTTGGCTTAAAGGAAAAGGCCAACGTCAACCCACGAACGCTTTCTGGTGGGCAAAAGCAGCGGGTGGCAATTGCCCGCGCCTTGGCCATGAAGCCGGACGTGATGCTGTTTGACGAACCAACCAGTGCCCTTGACCCTGAAATGGTTGGTGACGTGCTGGGCGTTATGCAGGACCTGGCCAAAGAAGGGATGACCATGATCGTCGTTACCCACGAAATGGGCTTTGCCAAGCGGGTGGCTGATCGCGTGGTATTCTTCCATGACGGCAAGATCCGAGAAGATGGTACGCCAGAACAGATCTTTGACCATCCACAGCACCCAGATACCCAGAATTTCCTTAACAAAGTCTTAAACGTTTAA
- a CDS encoding amino acid permease, giving the protein MDEQQEQKLSRALKSRHITMIAIGGAIGTGLFLGSGTAIHAAGPSIILSYLIVGIFCFFMMRALGELILADTTKHSFIDSVKEYLGDRMEFVAGWTYWSCWLSLAMADLTATGIYLRYWFPNLPQWIGPLVIIVLLMLVNMINVGLFGEMESWFAMIKVIAILALIVIGLVMVFVHFPVKGSDPASFSNLWSHGGFFPKGVLGFLMSFQMVVFAFVGIEMVGLTAGETKDPNNDIPKAINSLPVRIGLFYIGSMIAMMSVYPWNMIKTTSSPFVQLFQAVGIPGAAAILNFVVLTAAMSATNSSIFSTSRSLYALATGHNAPQKFAKLSNQAVPNNALRFSSLILFIVVILNYIMPAGIFNIVSGVSTINFVFVWLIILWCHIVYRKKHPKGVAAFNMPGFPFTSWLTIIFFIGVLVILFFVKSTRLPLLISFVWFIALFVGYTIVDKRKQAKD; this is encoded by the coding sequence ATGGATGAACAACAAGAACAAAAACTATCGCGAGCGCTGAAAAGCCGTCATATCACGATGATTGCCATTGGTGGGGCAATCGGGACCGGGCTGTTCTTAGGTTCGGGGACGGCCATTCACGCTGCGGGTCCTTCGATCATTTTATCTTACCTGATCGTGGGGATCTTCTGCTTCTTTATGATGCGGGCCTTGGGTGAACTGATTTTAGCTGATACTACCAAGCACTCGTTCATTGATTCGGTCAAGGAATACCTGGGCGACCGCATGGAATTCGTGGCCGGCTGGACTTACTGGTCTTGCTGGCTGAGTCTGGCAATGGCCGATCTGACCGCAACTGGGATCTACCTGCGCTACTGGTTCCCTAATCTGCCGCAATGGATCGGTCCGCTGGTCATCATCGTCTTATTGATGCTGGTCAACATGATCAACGTGGGGCTGTTCGGTGAAATGGAGAGCTGGTTTGCGATGATCAAGGTGATCGCAATTCTGGCTCTGATCGTAATCGGTTTGGTAATGGTCTTCGTTCACTTCCCAGTCAAGGGTTCTGACCCAGCCTCATTTAGCAATCTGTGGTCGCACGGCGGCTTCTTCCCGAAAGGCGTCCTGGGCTTTTTGATGAGTTTCCAAATGGTTGTCTTTGCCTTTGTCGGAATTGAAATGGTTGGTCTGACGGCTGGTGAAACCAAGGATCCCAACAATGACATTCCTAAGGCCATCAATTCGCTGCCAGTTCGGATCGGGCTCTTTTACATCGGTTCGATGATTGCCATGATGTCGGTTTACCCATGGAACATGATCAAGACGACTTCCAGCCCATTTGTTCAGCTGTTCCAAGCCGTGGGGATTCCGGGGGCCGCTGCAATTTTGAACTTCGTGGTCTTGACGGCTGCCATGTCAGCAACCAACAGCTCAATTTTCAGTACCAGTCGATCACTGTACGCGCTGGCAACAGGTCACAACGCACCGCAGAAGTTTGCCAAGCTGAGCAACCAGGCCGTGCCGAACAATGCCCTGCGCTTCTCGTCATTGATTCTGTTTATCGTCGTCATTTTGAACTACATCATGCCAGCCGGAATCTTTAATATTGTTTCCGGGGTCTCAACGATCAACTTTGTCTTTGTCTGGCTGATCATCTTGTGGTGCCACATCGTTTACCGCAAAAAGCATCCAAAAGGCGTGGCTGCCTTCAACATGCCAGGCTTCCCATTTACCAGCTGGCTGACGATTATCTTCTTTATCGGCGTTTTGGTAATCCTGTTCTTTGTTAAGTCAACGCGTTTGCCGCTGCTGATCAGCTTTGTCTGGTTTATTGCTCTGTTTGTCGGCTATACGATCGTTGACAAGCGCAAGCAGGCCAAAGATTAA
- a CDS encoding basic amino acid/polyamine antiporter has product MADSSKIGKYELTALIVGATIGSGIFGVNSDLANAAAPGPAILGWLIVGLGVWCLIAALNHLLLRYPKQDAGIFAYAGLSFGPLGEFISGWAYWLASWLGNLAFATIAMSALGTFWPLFQGGQNLPSILLAMLLTIGFTVIVSYGVEATALLNLIGTIAKLVPLLIFTIVAALAFHWSTFVNNFWGSAAQSSRPVLAVADQVKNSIMVMMWLFMGVESASVMAHRAKRQRDAVMASFGGWLILLVVYLLISLLPYGVMTRAQLAGAAQPAMGTILSRLVGPWGAALISLGLLISVLVAWLSWTMLPAEAFLMMTKDQVLPRSFGRLNSHHAPTTALWVTAIVQCLFLCSLLFTTYAYRFAYTLGTAAGLIVYFFVGLAQIKDGWQQRAYGQLAIGILLTIFELLSMALAGWRQVMILSLSLLPGFLIYWQARRTRKLRLAKNEWLTMGLISILAVVSLVLILNGTIPIE; this is encoded by the coding sequence ATGGCTGATTCAAGTAAAATCGGCAAGTATGAACTGACGGCTTTGATCGTGGGTGCGACGATTGGCTCGGGAATCTTTGGCGTCAACAGTGATCTGGCCAACGCGGCGGCACCGGGACCGGCAATCCTGGGCTGGCTGATCGTCGGCCTGGGCGTGTGGTGCCTGATTGCCGCGCTGAATCATCTCTTGCTGCGCTATCCCAAGCAGGACGCCGGAATTTTTGCGTACGCGGGGCTTTCGTTTGGGCCGCTGGGCGAGTTTATTTCCGGTTGGGCATACTGGCTGGCTTCATGGCTGGGTAACCTCGCCTTTGCCACGATTGCGATGAGCGCGCTGGGAACGTTTTGGCCGCTCTTTCAAGGTGGTCAGAACCTGCCGTCGATTCTGCTGGCCATGCTTTTGACGATTGGATTTACCGTGATCGTCAGCTATGGCGTTGAGGCTACCGCGCTGCTTAATTTGATCGGCACGATTGCCAAACTCGTACCATTGCTGATCTTCACCATCGTAGCAGCATTGGCGTTTCATTGGTCGACATTTGTCAATAACTTCTGGGGCTCGGCTGCGCAGTCTTCGCGTCCGGTTTTGGCAGTTGCCGACCAGGTCAAGAACTCGATTATGGTGATGATGTGGCTGTTTATGGGTGTGGAAAGTGCCTCAGTCATGGCGCACCGGGCTAAGCGTCAGCGGGATGCCGTCATGGCTTCATTTGGCGGCTGGCTGATTCTGCTGGTCGTCTACCTGCTGATCTCGCTGCTTCCTTATGGCGTAATGACGCGCGCGCAGTTGGCTGGGGCAGCGCAACCGGCAATGGGGACGATTCTAAGCCGGCTGGTTGGACCCTGGGGCGCGGCTCTGATCAGTCTGGGCTTGCTCATTTCAGTGCTGGTGGCTTGGCTTTCGTGGACAATGCTGCCGGCAGAGGCATTTTTGATGATGACCAAAGACCAGGTGCTGCCGCGTTCGTTTGGCAGGCTCAACTCGCATCATGCCCCGACGACTGCGCTTTGGGTAACGGCGATTGTTCAGTGCCTGTTTCTGTGCTCGCTGCTGTTTACGACCTATGCTTATCGCTTTGCCTACACGCTGGGGACGGCCGCGGGACTGATCGTCTATTTTTTTGTCGGACTGGCGCAGATTAAAGATGGCTGGCAGCAGCGCGCTTATGGTCAATTGGCGATTGGCATCCTGCTGACAATTTTTGAGCTGTTGTCGATGGCGTTGGCTGGCTGGCGGCAGGTGATGATCTTATCACTGAGTCTGCTGCCCGGCTTTCTGATTTATTGGCAGGCTCGGCGCACGCGAAAGCTGAGACTTGCCAAAAACGAATGGCTGACGATGGGCTTGATCAGTATATTAGCCGTTGTTTCGCTGGTTTTGATTTTGAATGGTACGATTCCGATCGAATAG
- a CDS encoding aminotransferase, with the protein MVEIAPFGVEAWLNKWEKSARYDISQSTIASLTMDELMNLDGHHGAEFYEMLNAQKMNYGWIEGSPSFKTEVAKLYRHVDPHNILQTNGATGANLLALYSLVNPGDHVIAEYPSYQQLYDIPKSLGAVVDYWHIHESADWYPDITELKQLMRPDTKLICLNNANNPTGTVLDREFLQQVVDFAAQVGAYILVDEVYLPLDQPEKFVSIVDLYDKGIATNSLSKTYSVPGIRIGWTAANAELTERFRKCRDYTMICGGVFNDLMATYVLRHKKQVLARNRKLVMSNLRIYQEWIANEERASVVMPQAVSTSFPKLDVPVDIHQFCEQLLADQGVLLVPGDAFDTPGHVRLGYCAPQATLKEGLKRLSTALHQYD; encoded by the coding sequence ATGGTTGAGATTGCTCCATTTGGCGTGGAAGCCTGGTTGAACAAGTGGGAAAAAAGCGCCCGCTACGATATTTCGCAAAGCACGATCGCCTCATTGACGATGGATGAGCTGATGAATCTGGATGGTCATCATGGCGCGGAGTTTTACGAGATGCTCAATGCCCAAAAGATGAACTACGGCTGGATTGAAGGCTCCCCCAGCTTTAAGACCGAAGTTGCCAAGCTTTATCGCCACGTAGATCCGCACAACATCCTGCAGACCAATGGCGCGACGGGAGCAAATCTCCTGGCGCTCTATAGTTTGGTGAACCCTGGCGACCATGTGATTGCTGAATATCCTTCCTATCAGCAGCTCTATGACATTCCAAAATCGTTGGGGGCTGTGGTTGACTACTGGCATATTCATGAGTCTGCTGATTGGTACCCCGATATCACGGAGCTAAAGCAGCTGATGCGTCCTGATACCAAGCTGATCTGTCTCAATAATGCCAACAATCCGACGGGAACTGTCCTGGATCGGGAATTTCTGCAGCAGGTCGTTGACTTCGCAGCTCAGGTTGGCGCCTATATCTTGGTTGATGAGGTCTATCTGCCATTAGATCAGCCAGAAAAGTTCGTTTCAATTGTGGATCTGTACGACAAGGGGATTGCTACCAACTCGCTTTCCAAGACTTATTCGGTTCCCGGCATCCGGATCGGCTGGACGGCGGCTAATGCTGAATTGACCGAGCGTTTCCGCAAGTGTCGCGACTATACGATGATCTGCGGCGGGGTCTTTAACGATCTAATGGCTACCTATGTCCTGCGTCATAAAAAACAGGTCCTGGCGCGCAATCGAAAGCTGGTCATGAGCAATCTGCGGATCTATCAAGAATGGATTGCCAATGAGGAGCGGGCCAGCGTGGTCATGCCGCAAGCCGTCTCAACCTCATTTCCCAAGCTGGACGTACCGGTTGACATTCACCAGTTCTGCGAGCAGCTGCTGGCTGACCAGGGCGTTTTGCTGGTGCCGGGGGATGCGTTTGATACGCCAGGCCACGTCAGATTGGGGTACTGCGCGCCGCAAGCTACGTTAAAAGAGGGGCTGAAACGACTCTCGACAGCTTTACATCAATACGACTGA
- a CDS encoding nucleoside transporter C-terminal domain-containing protein, whose product MYLAINILGLLVFLGIGFLFSKDKKAINWKAIAIMIVLNLVLAWFLTGSAAGRAGVKAAADGFAWVVNISAKGTVFALGGWYNVKNLNFICSALMPILMIVPLFDILTYIGFLPWIIKWIGKGLSFITGQPKFESFFAVEMMFLGNTEVLAVSGMQIRKLTKARNLTIAMMSMSCVTASILGAYIQMMPGQFILTAVPINIVNSLIATSLLNPVTVDESEDTIEKIGNSDNGKKEPFFSFLGDSILGAGKLILIIIANVVAFVALAALIDAILALFWKQLSLESILGVIMFPFAWLLGLPVHQAWMLSQDMGMKLVTNEFVVMGEVTGKIASYPHHLQAVLTTFVTSFANFGTLGMIIGCFKGIADKETNDYIAQNIGYLLLSGILVSLLSAAFVGLFVW is encoded by the coding sequence ATGTATCTTGCAATTAACATTCTTGGGTTGCTTGTCTTCTTGGGTATCGGTTTTCTGTTCTCTAAGGACAAAAAAGCGATCAACTGGAAAGCAATTGCTATCATGATTGTATTGAACCTGGTCCTGGCCTGGTTCCTGACTGGTTCAGCTGCTGGTCGTGCCGGCGTTAAGGCTGCTGCCGACGGTTTTGCTTGGGTCGTCAACATTTCTGCTAAGGGTACTGTCTTTGCCCTGGGTGGTTGGTACAATGTTAAGAACCTGAACTTCATCTGTTCTGCATTGATGCCAATCCTGATGATCGTTCCACTGTTCGACATCTTGACTTACATCGGCTTCTTGCCATGGATCATCAAGTGGATCGGTAAAGGCCTGTCATTCATCACGGGTCAACCAAAGTTCGAATCGTTCTTTGCCGTTGAAATGATGTTCCTGGGTAACACGGAAGTTCTGGCCGTTTCCGGTATGCAAATCCGTAAGCTGACCAAGGCTCGTAACCTGACCATCGCCATGATGTCCATGAGCTGTGTTACTGCTTCGATCCTGGGTGCCTACATCCAAATGATGCCTGGTCAATTTATCCTGACTGCCGTTCCAATCAACATCGTTAACTCACTGATTGCTACCAGCCTGCTGAACCCAGTTACGGTTGATGAATCTGAAGACACGATTGAAAAGATTGGTAACTCTGACAACGGTAAGAAGGAACCATTCTTCAGCTTCCTGGGCGACTCCATCCTGGGTGCCGGTAAGCTGATCCTGATCATCATTGCTAACGTTGTTGCCTTCGTTGCTCTGGCTGCTTTGATCGACGCCATCCTGGCTCTGTTCTGGAAGCAATTGTCTTTGGAAAGCATCCTGGGTGTGATCATGTTCCCATTTGCTTGGCTGCTGGGTCTGCCTGTTCACCAAGCATGGATGCTGTCACAAGACATGGGTATGAAGCTGGTTACGAACGAATTCGTTGTTATGGGTGAAGTTACGGGCAAGATTGCTTCTTACCCACACCACCTGCAAGCCGTTCTGACCACGTTCGTTACTTCCTTTGCCAACTTCGGTACGCTTGGTATGATCATTGGTTGTTTCAAGGGTATCGCCGACAAGGAAACCAACGACTACATTGCTCAAAACATTGGCTACCTGCTGCTGTCTGGTATCTTGGTATCACTGCTGTCTGCAGCCTTTGTTGGTCTGTTCGTTTGGTAA